In a single window of the Mycobacterium bourgelatii genome:
- a CDS encoding MarR family winged helix-turn-helix transcriptional regulator — protein sequence MSNSSTSTDLDPLSLELQVCFALAVTNRAVLAVYRPLLEPLGLTHAQYLVMLALWDNAKSGGDPLSVKDIAKALQLDSATLSPMLKRLQAQGLIKRTRSAADERTTHVELTNKGRALRRQAIKVPPAVVERLGVDLAELDHLREVLTKINAAALAAGALD from the coding sequence ATGTCGAATTCCTCGACTAGTACCGACCTTGACCCGCTGTCACTGGAGCTTCAGGTTTGCTTCGCGTTGGCGGTCACGAATCGCGCGGTGCTCGCGGTCTACCGGCCATTGTTGGAACCATTGGGGTTGACCCATGCGCAGTACCTGGTGATGCTGGCGCTTTGGGACAACGCGAAGTCGGGTGGAGATCCGTTGTCGGTCAAGGATATTGCGAAGGCCTTGCAGCTGGATTCGGCGACCTTGTCGCCTATGCTCAAGCGCTTGCAGGCGCAAGGCTTGATCAAGCGCACGCGTAGCGCGGCCGACGAACGCACCACACACGTGGAGCTTACGAATAAGGGTCGCGCGTTGCGTCGGCAGGCGATCAAGGTTCCACCCGCGGTGGTCGAACGGCTCGGGGTGGACCTTGCCGAGTTGGACCACCTGCGCGAGGTGCTGACCAAGATCAACGCGGCCGCGCTGGCGGCCGGGGCGCTCGACTGA
- a CDS encoding NUDIX hydrolase, producing the protein MTIAYDEALRERIRVHLTGHERRAVSDPTKRHAAVAVVLVDSELGEDRVDPANVDDWNDGWPMPAWGLDGRMVDVSGGAAFLLCRRTSRLNSHPAQWALPGGRLDPGETVIDAALRELDEEVGVRLPDSTVLGVLDDYPTRSGYVITPVVIWGGGRLDLRPAPDEVVAVYRVGLHQLQRDDSPRYISIPESPRPVVQIPLGNDLIHAPTGAVLLQMRWLGLEGRHDPVDHLEQPTFAWK; encoded by the coding sequence GTGACGATCGCCTATGACGAGGCACTGCGCGAACGGATCCGGGTCCATTTGACGGGCCACGAACGGCGCGCAGTGAGCGACCCGACCAAGCGGCATGCCGCGGTCGCGGTGGTGCTCGTCGACTCCGAACTCGGCGAGGACAGAGTGGACCCGGCGAACGTTGACGACTGGAATGACGGATGGCCCATGCCGGCATGGGGTCTGGACGGCCGGATGGTCGACGTGTCAGGCGGTGCCGCATTCCTCCTGTGTCGCAGAACCTCTCGCCTCAACTCGCATCCGGCACAGTGGGCGCTGCCCGGTGGCCGCCTCGACCCCGGGGAAACGGTGATCGACGCCGCGTTGCGTGAACTCGACGAAGAGGTCGGCGTCAGGCTCCCCGACTCGACCGTGCTCGGCGTCCTCGACGACTACCCGACCCGCTCCGGATACGTGATCACCCCGGTGGTGATTTGGGGTGGTGGCCGGCTCGATCTGCGGCCCGCGCCCGACGAGGTCGTTGCGGTGTACCGCGTCGGATTGCATCAGCTGCAACGCGACGATTCACCGAGGTACATCAGCATTCCGGAAAGCCCTCGTCCGGTGGTACAGATCCCGCTGGGTAATGACCTGATTCACGCGCCGACGGGAGCCGTGCTGCTGCAGATGCGGTGGCTGGGTCTGGAAGGCCGTCATGACCCGGTCGATCACCTGGAGCAACCAACCTTCGCCTGGAAGTAG
- a CDS encoding aldehyde dehydrogenase family protein, protein MSVQAVLEEIRERPGTGEVIPIIDPSTEEQITEFTDCGPEAIDAAVARAKASAEAGVWSGLPDYERAKVLWRVADLIDENANILAELESLNAGIPPAQAQIITKVGSEWFRYYAGWCTKIDGIARDVNTGGLTGVDSHMHTYTLREPYGVVGLIFPWNGPVFNFCAKLAPALAAGCSSVVKPAEETPLSALVLDRILAEAGVPEGVVNLVNGYGHTAGAAITAHPDVEKVAFTGSTEVGRAIVHASADSNLNKITLELGGKSPVVMFDDANLDLAIPMASFGTFIHSGQACVCGSRIFAQRGIYEQVVEGIANMANLMQLGGPQDEGAMVGPLISQKQLNRVLGYIDQGKSDGVEIVTGGSRLDRKGYFVHPTVVTNVDPDNSRLFQEEIFGPVVTILPFDDEDEAVALANNSTYGLAATTWTNDLGRAHRIAKRLKAGTVGLNCQMQFDHSMPFGGYKQSGWGYESGKAGIETYLQTKIVWAQM, encoded by the coding sequence ATGTCGGTGCAGGCTGTGCTGGAGGAAATTCGTGAACGGCCCGGCACGGGTGAGGTCATTCCCATCATCGACCCGTCCACCGAGGAGCAGATCACCGAGTTCACCGACTGCGGACCCGAGGCGATCGACGCCGCGGTCGCGCGCGCAAAGGCGTCCGCCGAGGCCGGGGTCTGGTCCGGCCTGCCCGACTACGAGCGCGCCAAGGTGCTGTGGCGGGTCGCCGACCTGATCGACGAGAACGCGAACATTCTCGCCGAGCTCGAATCGCTCAACGCCGGAATTCCGCCCGCCCAAGCGCAGATCATCACCAAGGTCGGTTCCGAATGGTTTCGCTACTACGCCGGATGGTGCACCAAGATCGACGGGATAGCGCGTGACGTCAACACCGGCGGACTCACCGGCGTCGACTCACACATGCACACCTACACGCTGCGCGAGCCGTACGGCGTGGTGGGGCTGATCTTCCCGTGGAACGGCCCGGTCTTCAACTTCTGCGCCAAGCTCGCGCCCGCACTGGCCGCGGGTTGCAGCAGCGTGGTGAAACCCGCTGAGGAGACTCCCCTTTCGGCCCTGGTTCTCGATCGGATCCTCGCCGAAGCCGGGGTGCCGGAAGGTGTGGTCAATCTGGTCAACGGCTACGGCCACACCGCTGGGGCGGCGATCACCGCGCACCCCGACGTGGAGAAAGTTGCCTTCACCGGTTCGACCGAGGTCGGCCGCGCGATCGTGCACGCCTCGGCGGACAGCAACCTCAACAAGATCACCCTCGAGCTCGGCGGCAAGTCGCCGGTGGTGATGTTCGACGACGCCAACCTCGACCTCGCCATCCCGATGGCGTCGTTCGGTACGTTCATCCACTCCGGCCAGGCGTGTGTCTGCGGATCGCGCATCTTCGCCCAGCGCGGCATCTACGAACAGGTGGTGGAGGGCATCGCCAACATGGCGAATCTCATGCAGTTGGGTGGCCCCCAGGACGAGGGCGCCATGGTCGGGCCGCTGATCAGCCAGAAGCAGCTCAATCGCGTCCTGGGTTACATCGATCAGGGCAAATCCGACGGAGTCGAAATCGTCACCGGCGGAAGTCGATTGGACCGCAAGGGCTACTTCGTGCACCCGACCGTCGTCACCAACGTCGATCCCGACAACAGCAGGTTGTTCCAGGAGGAGATCTTCGGTCCGGTCGTGACCATCCTGCCGTTCGATGACGAGGACGAGGCGGTCGCCTTGGCCAACAACAGCACCTACGGCCTGGCCGCCACCACCTGGACGAATGACCTCGGCCGCGCCCACCGGATCGCCAAGCGACTCAAGGCCGGCACCGTCGGGCTGAACTGCCAGATGCAGTTCGACCACTCCATGCCGTTCGGCGGGTACAAGCAATCCGGCTGGGGCTACGAATCCGGCAAGGCCGGCATCGAGACCTACCTGCAGACCAAGATCGTCTGGGCGCAGATGTAG
- the helR gene encoding RNA polymerase recycling motor ATPase HelR, with protein sequence MSTHNYEDELRSEQSYVANLYARLDAERARLKNSYQEALRSPIDQMDGGTLVQRDSEVRALARSVRRLDVADNGLCFGRLDARTGERLYIGRIGLLDEDNDYQPLLLDWRAPAAQAFYIATAASPENMRRRRQFHTRGRRVLEFTDEVFGRPGDGERGDAALLAAVNAPRGDGMRDIVATIQAEQDRIIRLDHAGVLVIEGGPGTGKTVVALHRVAYLLYTQRDRFERQGVLVVGPNQAFLKYIDRVLPSLGESEVVFMTIGDLVPGLHITAEDTPQVARLKGSLQMLDVLKAAITDRQRLPEDPLPIELSDVTVQIDAETAEWARQEARDSGLPHNDARSVFREIVTYVLTERAIARIGRGWLSRKDTQAWEQLREDLTEELAGNRQFKAALAELWPILTPENLLSTLYESPERLRAAGADPALERADGLAWTVSDVPLLDELVDLLGGDRAADEAAEQERQAQAEYAAGVLDLMLSREDLMDDEDRLLATDLIYGEDLAERFAERDTRDLVERAAADRNWTYGHVVVDEAQELSEMDWRVLMRRCPARSFTVVGDLAQRRSEAGARSWEAMLQPYAADRWVYRSLSVNYRTPTEIMAVATALLAEFAPGVRPPESVRACGVAPWSKRVTEHELPAAIEEFVRDEAGREGTSVVIGPAGVPGAILPSETKGLEFDAVLVVEPERILSEGPRGAAELYVALTRATQRLGVLHVGPLPTALSGLVDVTPAVSR encoded by the coding sequence GTGTCAACTCATAACTACGAGGACGAATTACGTTCCGAACAAAGCTACGTGGCCAACCTTTACGCGCGGCTCGACGCCGAGCGCGCACGGCTGAAGAACAGCTACCAAGAGGCGCTGCGGAGCCCCATCGACCAAATGGATGGCGGGACCTTGGTGCAGCGCGACAGCGAGGTGCGCGCCCTGGCCAGGTCCGTGCGACGGCTTGATGTGGCAGACAACGGATTGTGCTTCGGCCGGCTCGACGCCCGGACGGGCGAACGGCTGTACATCGGCCGCATCGGCCTTCTCGACGAAGACAACGACTACCAGCCCCTTTTGCTGGATTGGCGGGCGCCGGCGGCGCAAGCGTTCTACATCGCCACGGCGGCCAGCCCGGAAAACATGCGGCGGCGTCGCCAGTTCCACACCCGGGGGCGGCGCGTGCTCGAATTCACCGACGAGGTGTTCGGCCGTCCCGGGGACGGTGAGCGCGGCGACGCGGCACTCCTCGCCGCGGTCAACGCGCCGCGCGGCGACGGCATGCGCGACATCGTGGCGACGATTCAGGCCGAACAGGACCGGATCATCCGACTCGATCACGCAGGGGTGCTGGTCATCGAGGGTGGGCCGGGCACCGGCAAGACGGTGGTTGCGCTGCACCGCGTCGCGTACCTGCTGTACACGCAGCGGGACCGGTTCGAACGGCAAGGGGTGCTGGTGGTTGGCCCCAACCAGGCGTTCCTGAAGTACATCGACCGGGTGCTGCCGTCATTGGGCGAGTCCGAGGTGGTGTTCATGACCATTGGTGACCTCGTGCCCGGACTGCACATCACCGCCGAGGACACCCCGCAAGTGGCGCGCCTCAAAGGCTCGCTACAGATGTTGGACGTCCTCAAGGCGGCGATCACCGACCGACAGCGGCTACCCGAGGACCCGCTGCCGATCGAGTTATCGGACGTCACGGTGCAGATCGATGCCGAGACCGCGGAGTGGGCCAGGCAGGAGGCGCGGGACAGCGGCCTGCCGCACAACGATGCGCGCTCGGTGTTTCGGGAGATCGTCACGTACGTGCTCACCGAACGGGCCATCGCCCGGATCGGACGTGGTTGGCTGAGCCGCAAGGACACCCAGGCGTGGGAACAGTTGCGGGAGGACCTGACTGAGGAGCTCGCCGGCAACCGCCAATTCAAGGCCGCGCTCGCCGAACTCTGGCCGATACTGACGCCGGAGAACCTGCTTTCGACGTTGTACGAATCACCCGAGCGGCTGCGGGCGGCCGGAGCCGACCCCGCGCTCGAACGTGCCGATGGCCTGGCCTGGACGGTGTCCGACGTACCGCTACTCGACGAACTCGTCGATCTATTGGGCGGCGACAGGGCGGCAGACGAAGCGGCCGAACAGGAACGGCAAGCCCAAGCCGAATACGCCGCCGGCGTGCTGGACCTCATGCTCAGCCGCGAGGACCTGATGGACGACGAAGACCGCCTGCTCGCCACCGACCTGATCTACGGCGAGGACCTGGCGGAACGATTCGCCGAGCGGGATACCCGTGATCTCGTCGAACGTGCTGCGGCGGACCGGAATTGGACGTATGGGCACGTGGTGGTCGACGAGGCACAGGAGTTGTCGGAGATGGACTGGCGGGTGCTGATGCGACGCTGCCCGGCTCGATCCTTCACTGTGGTAGGCGATCTCGCGCAGCGCCGGTCGGAGGCCGGGGCGAGGTCGTGGGAAGCGATGCTGCAACCGTATGCGGCGGATCGGTGGGTTTACCGGTCGCTGTCGGTCAACTACCGCACCCCTACAGAAATCATGGCCGTCGCCACCGCGCTGCTCGCCGAGTTCGCGCCGGGAGTTCGGCCACCCGAATCCGTTCGTGCATGTGGCGTCGCGCCGTGGTCCAAGCGGGTCACTGAGCACGAACTACCCGCTGCCATCGAGGAATTCGTCCGCGACGAAGCCGGCCGGGAAGGCACCAGCGTTGTGATAGGTCCGGCCGGGGTGCCCGGTGCGATCCTCCCGTCGGAAACAAAGGGGCTGGAGTTCGACGCGGTCCTGGTGGTGGAGCCGGAACGGATCCTGTCCGAAGGCCCGCGGGGTGCCGCCGAGTTGTATGTCGCGTTGACGCGTGCGACGCAGCGCCTCGGCGTGCTGCATGTTGGGCCATTGCCGACAGCGCTGTCCGGACTCGTCGACGTCACGCCTGCCGTGAGTCGCTAG
- a CDS encoding acyl-CoA dehydrogenase family protein: MSESVAEFAARARVWLADNMPRLDPNVVPRAGRDDEGAWQRARELQQRLYAGGFAGICFPREYGGLGLDVAYQKAFDAEAVDYEMPLILNVPTFTICCATLLDAGTEAQKRQHISAALRGEEVLVQLLSEPGGGSDLAGLITRAERDGQHWVINGAKTWSTSAFAADYGLLLARTDPTVPKHDGLTMFLVPVHAPGVTLRRIEQVDGSNEFCEEFFDGLRVDDSAVVGEVNKGWDVAGRLLFHERRAVGQGSEFASGRGRERAEDSYADFFALADAAGLADDPLTQDKVGRVLARRMVRDCLVDHVSEAMRTGSLPPAAGSLIRLFHSDVTFLQVDTAMEIAGPLGVVDGVEQLRKAGQRYLSRQTVALGGGSDEMARNVIGERVLGLPREYAADRGVPFNQVRHNAAKRAGGQP, translated from the coding sequence ATGAGCGAATCGGTAGCGGAATTCGCCGCCCGGGCGCGGGTATGGCTGGCCGACAACATGCCTCGCCTCGATCCAAATGTTGTGCCCAGAGCCGGCCGCGACGACGAAGGCGCCTGGCAGCGCGCCCGCGAACTGCAGCAGCGCCTGTACGCCGGCGGATTCGCCGGAATCTGCTTTCCGCGCGAGTACGGGGGCCTGGGCCTCGATGTCGCCTACCAGAAGGCGTTCGACGCCGAAGCCGTCGACTACGAGATGCCCCTGATCCTCAACGTCCCCACCTTCACCATCTGCTGTGCGACCCTGCTCGACGCCGGCACCGAAGCGCAGAAGCGGCAACACATTTCGGCGGCCCTGCGCGGCGAGGAAGTGCTCGTGCAGTTGCTCTCCGAACCCGGTGGCGGATCGGATCTCGCCGGGCTGATCACCCGTGCCGAGCGTGACGGACAGCATTGGGTTATCAACGGCGCCAAGACGTGGAGCACCAGCGCCTTCGCCGCCGACTACGGACTGCTACTGGCTCGCACTGACCCCACCGTGCCGAAACACGATGGGCTGACGATGTTTTTGGTGCCCGTGCATGCGCCCGGAGTGACGTTGCGGCGCATCGAGCAGGTCGACGGCTCCAACGAATTCTGTGAAGAGTTCTTCGACGGTCTGCGCGTCGACGACTCTGCGGTGGTGGGCGAGGTCAACAAGGGTTGGGACGTCGCCGGGCGACTGTTGTTCCATGAGCGGCGCGCCGTAGGGCAGGGCTCGGAGTTCGCCAGCGGCCGGGGGCGCGAACGCGCCGAGGATTCCTACGCCGACTTCTTCGCCCTGGCGGACGCGGCCGGCCTGGCCGACGATCCGTTGACGCAGGACAAGGTCGGCCGGGTCTTGGCCCGCCGGATGGTGCGCGACTGCCTGGTCGATCATGTCTCCGAGGCCATGCGTACGGGCAGCCTGCCGCCGGCCGCGGGTTCGCTCATCCGGCTGTTCCACTCCGATGTGACGTTCCTGCAGGTCGATACCGCGATGGAGATCGCCGGTCCGCTCGGCGTCGTCGACGGCGTCGAACAGTTGCGGAAAGCAGGCCAGCGGTACCTTTCCCGGCAGACGGTCGCGCTGGGGGGCGGCAGCGACGAGATGGCGCGCAACGTGATCGGCGAACGTGTCCTCGGATTGCCGCGGGAGTACGCCGCGGACCGCGGTGTGCCGTTTAACCAGGTGCGACACAATGCGGCCAAACGTGCTGGCGGGCAGCCCTGA
- a CDS encoding DUF5313 domain-containing protein — MAADRPNLWQYITYSYGKCLPPSMREWVANDLAGHGAVRRHMIRWAIPPIFILAPFWLLPASLYVHTEMTAPLYIWALLMAMALNKVWRRHRLLQHGLDPNLVDVIKRQKEAHIHEDYARRYGPRPESAEWQANSSPF; from the coding sequence ATGGCAGCGGATCGTCCCAACCTGTGGCAATACATCACTTACTCGTATGGAAAGTGCTTGCCTCCCTCGATGCGTGAGTGGGTGGCCAATGACCTCGCGGGTCACGGAGCCGTACGCCGTCACATGATCCGGTGGGCGATACCGCCAATCTTCATCCTCGCGCCGTTCTGGTTGTTGCCCGCGTCGCTTTATGTGCACACGGAGATGACCGCGCCCCTCTACATCTGGGCGTTGTTGATGGCGATGGCGTTGAACAAGGTGTGGCGGCGTCACCGCCTCCTGCAGCACGGTCTGGACCCGAACCTCGTCGATGTGATCAAGCGGCAGAAGGAAGCTCACATTCACGAGGACTACGCGCGCCGCTATGGGCCGCGCCCTGAATCGGCCGAGTGGCAAGCGAACAGCAGCCCGTTCTGA
- a CDS encoding LacI family DNA-binding transcriptional regulator, which translates to MAGPEGDASSVNKLTRPTNADVARLVGVSTATVSYVLNEAEGKKISPRTREAVYRAAEQLGYRPNLAARNLARGKSGVVLYIVPRVAVGEMPMQAGSRMTTELAGRGLLQVQIFETEDDQHVIDAIKNIDPVAIASLFPLSAKVLDMVRSAAIPHIEIGTLQALGDPHLSVGELRVEHLVSRGHQRIGFAYTGIKRWRPLGDYWLQGVTGAAQARGLPPVQVADVTQDNAARVVTDWVRDGVTAVCAQSDEIACLVLYGIREAGLRCPDDLAVMGVDATPMAALSSPPLTTVEFNPIAVADAAIAALLSELGYPAPPPPEPADIARLIVRAST; encoded by the coding sequence ATGGCCGGTCCGGAGGGTGACGCCTCAAGCGTGAACAAGCTCACGCGACCGACCAATGCCGATGTGGCCCGCCTCGTGGGCGTATCGACGGCCACGGTCAGTTACGTCCTGAACGAGGCGGAGGGCAAGAAGATCTCGCCGCGCACCCGGGAGGCGGTCTACCGGGCCGCCGAACAACTCGGCTACCGGCCCAATCTCGCTGCCCGCAACCTGGCTCGGGGCAAGAGCGGAGTGGTGCTGTACATCGTTCCGCGGGTGGCGGTCGGCGAAATGCCGATGCAGGCCGGAAGCCGGATGACCACGGAATTGGCGGGCCGTGGGTTGCTGCAGGTGCAGATCTTCGAGACCGAAGACGATCAGCACGTCATCGACGCGATCAAGAACATTGACCCCGTCGCGATCGCCAGCCTGTTTCCGCTCAGCGCCAAGGTCCTCGACATGGTGCGGTCGGCTGCCATCCCGCATATCGAGATCGGGACGTTGCAGGCACTCGGCGATCCGCATCTGTCAGTCGGCGAACTGCGGGTCGAGCACCTAGTGTCTCGGGGCCACCAGCGAATTGGGTTCGCCTACACCGGAATTAAGCGGTGGCGGCCCCTGGGGGACTACTGGTTGCAGGGTGTCACCGGAGCGGCCCAGGCGCGTGGCCTCCCGCCCGTCCAGGTAGCCGATGTCACCCAGGACAACGCCGCGCGGGTGGTCACCGACTGGGTGCGCGACGGTGTCACCGCGGTGTGCGCGCAGAGCGACGAGATCGCTTGCCTGGTGCTGTACGGGATCCGCGAAGCGGGTTTGCGTTGTCCCGACGACCTTGCCGTGATGGGCGTCGACGCCACCCCGATGGCAGCCCTGAGCTCACCTCCGTTGACGACGGTGGAGTTCAATCCCATCGCCGTGGCGGACGCTGCGATCGCCGCGCTGCTCAGCGAGCTGGGCTATCCCGCGCCACCACCGCCGGAACCGGCCGATATCGCCCGGTTGATCGTCCGGGCCTCGACCTGA
- a CDS encoding TetR/AcrR family transcriptional regulator produces MQVSGRDRLLAEALKLFAAKGYAATSVADIQRASGLAPGSGALYKHFASKRELLEAAVAYRIDSIVSAREQFDAGRPGNVEQAVRTAGQLIWSNLKQGEDLLKVMLREPDELGDLDQKTWQVITDNAYQRFADELKASNERGRTNIPDPEAAAAVAIGALSYAATLKALTGRLPGNIDEDRYLEAWVHQTVSLLTNRSDSGEEQ; encoded by the coding sequence ATGCAGGTGTCGGGGCGTGACCGGCTGCTCGCCGAGGCGTTGAAGCTGTTTGCCGCCAAGGGGTACGCAGCGACATCGGTCGCTGATATCCAGCGGGCTTCCGGCCTGGCACCAGGTTCCGGCGCGCTGTACAAGCACTTCGCCTCGAAGCGGGAGCTGCTGGAAGCGGCGGTTGCCTACCGGATCGACAGCATCGTGTCCGCACGCGAGCAATTCGACGCCGGCCGACCCGGCAACGTGGAACAGGCGGTGCGCACCGCGGGTCAGCTGATCTGGAGCAATCTCAAGCAGGGCGAGGACCTGCTCAAGGTCATGCTGCGCGAACCCGACGAACTCGGCGACCTCGACCAAAAGACCTGGCAAGTCATCACGGACAACGCCTATCAACGGTTCGCCGACGAGTTGAAAGCGTCGAACGAGCGGGGCCGCACCAACATCCCGGATCCCGAAGCCGCCGCGGCAGTCGCGATCGGGGCACTGTCCTACGCCGCCACGCTCAAAGCGCTGACCGGCCGGCTGCCGGGAAACATCGACGAAGACCGCTATCTCGAAGCATGGGTGCACCAGACGGTCAGCCTGCTGACCAACCGATCAGATTCAGGAGAAGAGCAATGA
- a CDS encoding acyl-CoA dehydrogenase family protein, whose amino-acid sequence MTFSLQLSDDVIEVRDWVHKFAAEVIRPAAAEWDEREETPWPIIQEAAKVGLYSPDFFAQQAAEESGLGMLTAFEEMFWGDAGIALSIMGTGLAAAALAGNGTPEQLGRWLPEMFGTPDDPKLGAFCSSEPDAGSDVGAIRTRARYDEATKEWVLNGTKTWATNGGIANVHIVVASVYPELGTRGQATFVIPSDIEGLSQGQKFKKHGIRASHTAEVVLDNVRLSEDMILGGREKFEARIARVKSGASARGQAALKTFERTRPTVGAMAVGVARAAYEYALEYACQREQFGRKIGEFQAVAFKLADMKCRIDAARLLVWRAGWMARNNQSFDAAEGSMAKLVASETAVYVTDEAIQILGGNGYTRDYPVERMHRDAKIFTIFEGTSEIQRLVISRALTGLPIR is encoded by the coding sequence ATGACGTTCTCGTTGCAGCTGAGCGACGACGTAATCGAAGTCCGGGACTGGGTACACAAGTTCGCGGCCGAGGTGATCCGCCCGGCGGCGGCCGAATGGGATGAACGCGAAGAAACCCCCTGGCCGATCATCCAAGAGGCGGCGAAGGTGGGTCTGTATTCGCCCGACTTCTTCGCGCAGCAGGCGGCCGAGGAGTCGGGGCTGGGCATGCTCACGGCGTTCGAGGAGATGTTCTGGGGCGACGCCGGCATTGCGCTGTCCATCATGGGCACCGGTCTGGCCGCCGCAGCCCTGGCCGGCAACGGAACACCCGAACAGCTCGGACGCTGGCTGCCTGAGATGTTCGGTACCCCGGACGATCCCAAGCTCGGTGCCTTCTGCTCCTCGGAGCCCGACGCGGGTTCCGACGTCGGCGCCATCCGCACTCGTGCCCGCTACGACGAGGCCACGAAAGAGTGGGTGCTCAACGGCACCAAGACGTGGGCGACCAACGGGGGTATCGCCAACGTGCACATCGTGGTGGCGTCGGTCTATCCCGAGCTCGGCACCCGCGGTCAGGCCACATTCGTCATTCCGTCAGACATCGAAGGCCTGTCGCAAGGGCAGAAGTTCAAGAAGCACGGCATTCGCGCTTCGCACACCGCCGAGGTGGTGCTCGACAACGTGCGGCTGTCCGAGGACATGATTCTGGGCGGGCGCGAGAAGTTCGAGGCCCGCATCGCCCGGGTCAAATCCGGCGCTTCGGCCCGTGGGCAGGCGGCGCTCAAGACCTTCGAACGTACCCGGCCCACCGTCGGCGCGATGGCCGTCGGGGTGGCGCGAGCCGCCTACGAGTACGCCCTCGAATATGCTTGCCAGCGTGAGCAATTCGGCCGCAAGATCGGCGAATTCCAGGCAGTGGCGTTCAAGCTTGCCGACATGAAGTGTCGTATCGACGCGGCCCGGCTGCTGGTGTGGCGGGCCGGCTGGATGGCGCGCAACAACCAGAGCTTCGACGCGGCCGAAGGTTCGATGGCCAAGCTGGTGGCGAGTGAGACCGCGGTGTATGTCACCGACGAAGCCATCCAGATCTTGGGCGGCAACGGGTACACCCGCGACTACCCAGTGGAGCGGATGCACCGCGACGCGAAGATCTTCACGATCTTCGAGGGAACCAGCGAAATCCAACGCCTGGTGATTTCGCGAGCGCTGACCGGGCTGCCAATTCGCTAG
- a CDS encoding carbohydrate kinase family protein, producing MRIATVGVHILDVHVIGIESIPDGSTGALVETIAFSAAGTAGGTAVVLSRLGAEVHTFGAIGGDAIGQSLVNLLAAEGVDTSGLVVKPGSQTSSSVIPVRPNGDRPAWHCVGANGQYSVDDFKPDALGQFTHLHLGGPEFLGGVAAGELLAPARSKGLTTSVDILAAGDPGTLEWIADALPHTDYLLPNDEQVRGFTGSESLVDGARALIDRGVGCVALTCGGDGAIVVTADEVVEVPAYAINVVDTTGCGDAFSAGFLVGRSLGRDFRAAAQLGCAVAAHVAQGIGTGAGRYDLATVEAFASSAPTA from the coding sequence GTGAGAATCGCGACCGTCGGCGTCCACATTCTCGACGTTCACGTCATCGGCATCGAGTCCATTCCGGACGGATCCACGGGTGCCCTGGTAGAAACCATCGCCTTCTCGGCGGCCGGCACCGCCGGTGGCACCGCCGTCGTCCTCAGCCGACTCGGCGCCGAGGTGCATACCTTCGGTGCCATCGGCGGCGACGCCATCGGCCAGAGCCTGGTCAACCTGCTTGCCGCCGAGGGGGTCGATACCAGCGGTCTGGTCGTCAAGCCCGGCAGCCAAACGTCGTCATCGGTGATACCCGTGCGGCCGAACGGTGACCGACCCGCGTGGCACTGCGTCGGCGCGAATGGCCAATACAGCGTGGACGATTTCAAGCCGGACGCACTGGGCCAATTCACGCACCTCCATCTCGGCGGGCCCGAGTTCCTGGGCGGTGTGGCCGCCGGTGAGCTTCTGGCGCCGGCGCGCTCAAAGGGCCTCACCACGTCTGTCGACATCCTGGCCGCCGGCGATCCCGGCACCCTCGAGTGGATCGCAGATGCGTTGCCCCACACCGACTATCTGCTGCCCAACGACGAACAGGTGCGCGGGTTCACCGGGTCCGAGTCACTCGTCGACGGCGCACGCGCCCTCATCGACCGGGGTGTCGGCTGCGTCGCCCTCACCTGCGGCGGCGACGGGGCAATCGTCGTCACCGCCGACGAGGTCGTCGAGGTCCCCGCGTACGCCATCAACGTTGTGGACACCACCGGGTGTGGCGACGCCTTCTCCGCCGGGTTCCTGGTGGGACGATCCCTCGGCCGTGACTTTCGCGCCGCGGCGCAACTCGGCTGTGCGGTGGCGGCGCACGTCGCGCAGGGCATCGGCACGGGCGCCGGACGCTACGACCTCGCCACCGTCGAGGCGTTCGCTTCCTCGGCGCCGACTGCCTAG